One Rosettibacter firmus genomic window carries:
- a CDS encoding ABC transporter permease, whose translation MQIIESIKLAYYSIIGSKLRSILTLLGIAVGLFSIIIVMTAISAIQKNIEDVFNSVGTNNFIIQKYPAFQAGGPHARRQYRNRKDLTVEEGEKLRQMTQLPVAVGIGLNISGKAVKFINEKTNPDVIIAGTNADYFVALDMKIAEGRIYSKADDELVRPVAVLGADVAEKLFKNINPIGQIIKIDNYKFQVIGVFAKRGSVLGRSQDGFVCIPLKVFQKYFGEERSAFFLIMAKNKELLEETKDEVIGALRKIRRVDASQENDFEIVTNDQLIEQFNDLTKYFKLGAGVIAFIALIAAGIGIMNIMLVSVTERTREIGIRKAVGAKRKTILTQFVIEATALSWIGGLIGIILGLIGGNIVALQLGVPVFIPVEWIAIGLFVTTFVGVVFGVYPAVKAANLDPIEALRYE comes from the coding sequence ATGCAGATAATTGAAAGTATTAAATTAGCATATTATTCAATAATAGGAAGTAAACTTCGCTCAATTCTTACATTGTTAGGTATAGCAGTAGGATTGTTTTCTATAATTATTGTAATGACAGCAATAAGTGCGATTCAGAAAAATATTGAGGATGTTTTTAATTCAGTCGGTACAAATAATTTTATAATTCAAAAATATCCAGCATTTCAGGCTGGTGGTCCGCATGCAAGAAGACAATATCGCAATCGAAAAGATTTAACTGTTGAAGAAGGTGAAAAATTACGCCAAATGACTCAACTTCCCGTAGCTGTTGGTATTGGATTGAATATAAGTGGTAAAGCTGTAAAATTTATTAATGAAAAAACAAATCCTGATGTAATTATTGCTGGTACCAATGCGGATTATTTTGTTGCTCTTGATATGAAAATTGCTGAAGGAAGAATTTATTCAAAAGCAGATGATGAATTGGTTCGACCAGTTGCTGTCCTGGGTGCTGATGTAGCAGAAAAATTATTTAAGAACATTAATCCAATTGGTCAAATAATTAAAATAGATAATTACAAATTTCAGGTGATTGGTGTATTTGCAAAAAGAGGTTCTGTACTCGGTAGATCTCAGGATGGTTTTGTTTGTATTCCTTTGAAAGTATTTCAAAAATATTTTGGTGAAGAACGAAGTGCATTCTTTTTAATAATGGCAAAAAACAAAGAATTACTTGAAGAAACTAAAGATGAAGTAATTGGGGCTTTAAGAAAAATTAGAAGAGTTGATGCATCACAGGAAAATGATTTTGAAATTGTAACAAATGATCAATTAATTGAACAGTTTAACGATCTTACAAAATATTTTAAACTTGGCGCAGGAGTAATTGCATTTATTGCCTTGATTGCCGCTGGTATTGGTATAATGAATATTATGCTTGTAAGTGTTACAGAAAGAACAAGAGAAATTGGGATTAGAAAAGCTGTTGGCGCTAAAAGAAAAACAATCCTTACTCAATTTGTTATTGAAGCTACTGCATTAAGCTGGATTGGTGGATTAATAGGAATAATTTTAGGATTAATTGGTGGTAATATAGTTGCTTTACAACTCGGCGTTCCAGTCTTCATTCCAGTTGAATGGATTGCAATTGGTTTATTTGTAACAACCTTTGTTGGAGTTGTATTTGGAGTCTATCCAGCAGTAAAAGCAGCTAATTTAGATCCAATAGAAGCCCTTCGTTATGAATGA